A genomic stretch from Lathyrus oleraceus cultivar Zhongwan6 chromosome 2, CAAS_Psat_ZW6_1.0, whole genome shotgun sequence includes:
- the LOC127123865 gene encoding uncharacterized protein LOC127123865, with protein sequence MAGEQHSDHSRPLVNYNMDDGPPSHEADVRDGHPSTPSPEPQNNGDAPHAHNLGAETFHPIPVPVEGDAVMIAMVNALNQAGSMLHQQHERIMALEVERQEARPQPVSRIQQRSEPTKKRGRRSPEPYASRARARRDGGRARTSPRRGHSPDNNELSPLRSDEEDLHCPLSRAIMEAPLPKGMEKPPNLAVYDGTTDPDDHVDNVNAMLDYRNDITGHLKCRLFSTTLRKGAMAWYKSLAPESITSWRVMRSMFTRHFTASRRHPKTEATLEAIVQKKNETLRSYIERFNQEAVEVDTTEHMKKYLLERGLLPGSELSRAVGIEPPRTLNELLHKAQAYIRYEEKQVAHNARSGRNAGETEHSKREDTSISRRNGDKRREERPRELREGRGPAGRYSEYTLLTAPRERILAECINSEFKQGRVRFPKPSAPKPHTDKSKYCRFHRSHGHVTEDCVHLKDAIEILIQEGHLKQYTRKNEAPRHDEPEKKRPRENTPPDNSPYQVALCVSRPEDFFLPEPLPEGKITALSPWEDFPTTLVISGGGTNGESAALSVKRKFDELLLTAPEQKATLTKYRGKSNPISFFLEELPGGSPNSAIPLLIRAKMARFDVRRILVDEGSSVDIMYVHLFKTLKLDKTNLAPYVGSDLQGFNGATTRPWGYVELLVTFGEQETAREVKIQFLVVDCPSLYNCIFGRPTLAELTAVPSTVHLKMKYYTKLGRVVTIHGDIEAARRCYDAAVKGQAVVSTKSNCNNKKLKTEDPARGVNAIDLDCRIGLDETEEGRFPKERSLEHPVRPIPDGEFELIPLGDDPERTVKIGKGLPEETREELVACLKENSDLFAWNAAEMPGLDPEIACHKLAVDRAAKPIAQRRRKQSPEKAEAAERAVKDLLEANFISEAQYTTWLSNVVLVKKNNGKWRMCVDYTDLNRACPKDAFPLPNIDSLVDNSAGFKLLSFMDAYSGYNQIPMSPADKKHTAFMTPTGNYYYNVMPFGLKNAGATYQRMMNKVFKDEIGDMLEVYMDDMIVKSHEEITHARHLTKVFEQARQCKMRFNPEKCTFGVRAGKFLGFYLTERGIEANPDKCRAFSEFPTPKTKKSIQSLNGVLASLSRFIAKSAQHALPFFRLLRKEATFDWTDECEQALLHLKKVLSQPPVLSRPSEKETLYLYLSVATEAVSAVLIRETDEGQKPIYFTSKALQGPELRYQQIEKVALALISTARKLRYYFLAHTIKESLESSGAGRLRRGDDPLPDSSRKRPQMDDLRRWRL encoded by the exons ATGGCCGGAGAACAACATAGCGATCACAGCCGTCCCCTCGTCAACTACAATATGGACGACGGCCCGCCATCCCATGAAGCGGACGTTCGGGACGGTCATCCATCCACCCCGTCTCCAGAGCCCCAAAACAACGGAGATGCCCCTCACGCCCACAATTTAGGGGCAGAGACATTTCATCCCATTCCCGTTCCCGTTGAAGGAGACGCCGTAATGATTGCCATGGTGAATGCCCTCAATCAGGCCGGTTCTATGCTCCACCAGCAGCACGAACGAATCATGGCCCTCGAAGTCGAACGACAAGAAGCCCGGCCCCAGCCGGTGAGTAGGATACAACAACGTTCGGAGCCAACGAAGAAGCGAGGACGTCGCTCTCCCGAACCCTACGCCAGCAGGGCACGCGCCCGTCGTGACGGTGGTCGAGCGAGAACATCACCAAGGCGCGGGCACAGCCCCGACAACAACGAACTGTCTCCCTTAAGGAGCGACGAGGAAGATTTGCATTGCCCCCTATCTCGGGCAATAATGGAGGCCCCGCTCCCCAAAGGCATGGAGAAACCGCCAAACCTAGCTGTGTACGACGGGACTACAGATCCCGACGATCACGTCGACAACGTCAACGCGATGCTCGACTACCGCAATGATATAACCGGGCACCTCAAATGCCGACTGTTCTCAACGACCCTCAGGAAAGGGGCCATGGCCTGGTACAAAAGCTTGGCCCCTGAGTCCATTACGTCATGGAGAGTCATGAGGTCCATGTTCACCCGGCACTTTACAGCTTCCCGTCGTCACCCCAAGACTGAGGCGACCCTTGAAGCCATAGtgcagaagaagaatgaaacACTGCGCTCATACATCGAGCGATTCAACCAGGAAGCTGTCGAGGTAGATACCACCGAGCACATGAAGAAGTATCTCCTCGAGAGAGGTCTCTTACCCGGCAGTGAACTTAGCAGAGCCGTAGGGATCGAGCCTCCCCGCACCTTAAACGAGCTCCTGCATAAAGCCCAGGCCTACATCAGATACGAGGAAAAGCAGGTGGCACACAATGCCCGCAGCGGACGTAACGCTGGGGAGACCGAGCACTCAAAACGCGAGGACACGAGCATTTCCCGTCGCAACGGAGACAAACGAAGAGAAGAAAGACCTCGCGAGCTCCGGGAAGGAAGAGGCCCCGCGGGCAGATATAGCGAGTACACCTTACTGACAGCTCCTCGAGAGCGTATCCTCGCAGAATGTATCAACTCTGAATTTAAGCAGGGCAGGGTCAGGTTCCCAAAACCGTCTGCACCAAAGCCCCACACCGACAAATCAAAGTACTGCCGGTTCCACAGAAGTCACGGGCACGTGACCGAAGACTGCGTCCACCTGAAAGATGCGATTGAAATTTTAATCCAAGAAGGGCACCTGAAGCAGTACACGAGGAAGAACGAAGCTCCCAGACACGACGAGCCAGAGAAGAAGAGACCCCGGGAAAACACACCCCCTGACAACTCTCCCTATCAAGTGGCCCTCTGCGTGTCACGACCGGAAGATTTCTTCCTCCCCGAACCATTGCCCGAGGGCAAGATCACTGCACTCAGCCCCTGGGAAGACTTCCCTACCACACTGGTGATATCAGGAGGAGGAACTAACGGGGAATCCGCGGCCCTCTCCGTCAAACGTAAGTTCGACGAACTCCTACTGACTGCCCCCGAGCAGAAAGCGACATTGACAAAATACCGGGGAAAATCCAACCCAATATCCTTCTTCCTGGAGGAACTCCCGGGCGGATCCCCGAACTCGGCCATCCCACTATTGATAAGAGCAAAGATGGCCCGATTCGACGTACGACGCATCCTGGTCGACGAAGGCAGCTCAGTGGATATCATGTACGTCCACCTCTTCAAGACTCTGAAGCTAGACAAGACCAACTTAGCCCCCTACGTCGGATCAGATCTCCAAGGATTCAACGGAGCAACAACCAGACCGTGGGGATATGTTGAGCTCCTCGTCACCTTCGGCGAACAAGAAACGGCCAGGGAAGTCAAAATCCAATTCCTGGTCGTAGACTGTCCGTCTCTCTACAATTGCATCTTTGGACGCCCGACACTGGCCGAACTCACTGCGGTCCCATCCACCGTCCACCTGAAGATGAAATACTACACCAAATTGGGACGTGTGGTCACCATCCATGGTGACATCGAAGCAGCCCGACGATGCTACGACGCCGCAGTAAAAGGACAGGCCGTAGTCAGCACGAAGAGCAACTGCAACAACAAAAAACTCAAGACCGAGGATCCTGCCCGAGGAGTCAACGCCATCGACCTCGACTGTCGCATCGGGCTGGACGAGACCGAAGAGGGGAGGTTCCCCAAGGAACGCTCTCTCGAACACCCGGTCCGACCAATCCCCGACGGGGAGTTCGAACTCATTCCTCTTGGGGACGATCCGGAAAGGACGGTGAAGATAGGTAAGGGACTACCCGAGGAAACAAGAGAAGAGCTAGTAGCATGCCTCAAAGAGAACTCCGACCTCTTCGCGTGGAATGCCGCAGAAATGCCCGGGCTGGACCCCGAGATCGCGTGTCATAAGCTAGCTGTAGACCGGGCAGCCAAGCCCATAGCGCAGCGTAGACGCAAGCAATCGCCCGAAAAGGCAGAGGCTGCCGAGCGAGCTGTAAAAGACCTCTTAGAGGCAAATTTTATTTCTGAAGCCCAGTACACAACCTGGCTCTCTAATGTAGTCCTCgttaagaaaaataatggaaaatggcgtatgtgtgttgattatactgATCTTAATAGGGCTTGCCCGAAAGATGCTTTCCCCCTCCCTAATATAGACTCGCTCGTTGACAACTCTGCAGGTTTTAAACTCTTGTCCTTCATGGACGCATATAGTGGATACAACCAGATCCCTATGTCGCCCGCTGACAAGAAACACACAGCGTTCATGACCCCAACGGGCAATTACTATTACAACGTGATGCCGTTCGGGCTCAAGAACGCTGGCGCTACATACCAACGCATGATGAACAAAGTCTTCAAGGACGAAATAGGGGACATGCTCGAAGTATACATGGACGACATGATCGTCAAATCACACGAGGAGATAACCCATGCTCGACACCTTACGAAGGTATTCGAGCAGGCGAGACAGTGTAAAATGAGGTTCAACCCCGAGAAATGCACGTTCGGAGTCCGGGCAGGCAAGTTCCTCGGTTTCTATCTCACCGAAAGAGGGATCGAGGCCAACCCCGACAAATGCCGGGCATTCTCGGAGTTTCCGACCCCGAAAACCAAAAAATCGATCCAGTCACTCAATGGAGTGCTCGCCTCACTCTCCCGTTTCATCGCCAAGTCCGCCCAGCACGCATTGCCATTCTTCAGACTCCTTCGCAAAGAGGCTACCTTCGACTGGACCGATGAATGCGAGCAAGCGCTACTCCATCTAAAGAAGGTTCTGTCCCAACCCCCGGTCTTATCACGGCCATCAGAAAAGGAAACCCTATACTTATACCTATCCGTGGCGACCGAGGCCGTCAGCGCCGTCCTAATAAGAGAAACCGACGAAGGACAAAAGCCCATCTATTTTACGAGTAAAGCACTCCAAGGTCCCGAGCTCCGATATCAGCAAATCGAAAAGGTCGCCCTGGCCCTCATCAGCACAGCGAGGAAACTACGATATTACTTCCTCGCACACACGATAAAG GAAAGCCTTGAAAGCTCAGGCGCTGGCCGACTTCGTCGCGGAGATGACCCACTGCCCGACTCCAGCAGAAAGCGCCCACAAATGGACGATCTTCGTCGATGGCGCCTCTAG